A single Rhodoflexus caldus DNA region contains:
- a CDS encoding restriction endonuclease has translation YVGSQFIKDDDSLDMHQVLRKFQSFMKEQYSKRDKDFKEREWRLIFLSYLKPIINGRGYEFKEVETSEEKRMDIVVTYMQWRYIIELKRWSGEKSHERGLDQLANYLEIHGVNEGWLLIFDDRNNPTWREELIHHKGKEIFAVWI, from the coding sequence ACTATGTAGGCAGTCAATTTATCAAAGACGATGACAGCCTTGATATGCACCAAGTGCTGCGCAAGTTTCAGTCTTTTATGAAAGAGCAGTACAGCAAGCGCGATAAAGATTTCAAAGAGCGGGAATGGCGGCTGATATTTCTTTCCTACCTCAAACCGATTATCAACGGGCGGGGCTATGAATTTAAAGAAGTAGAAACTTCGGAAGAAAAGCGGATGGATATTGTCGTTACCTACATGCAATGGCGATACATCATTGAATTGAAGCGTTGGAGCGGGGAAAAATCGCATGAAAGGGGCTTAGACCAGTTGGCGAACTATTTGGAGATTCACGGGGTAAATGAAGGCTGGCTGTTGATATTTGACGACCGCAACAATCCGACATGGCGCGAAGAGCTGATTCATCACAAAGGCAAAGAGATTTTTGCGGTGTGGATATAG